A window from Exiguobacterium marinum DSM 16307 encodes these proteins:
- a CDS encoding GNAT family N-acetyltransferase, translating into MKLRALEQSDVKPLQRLLMDSLSDLMRRERFEDADLLDEEVARLNTTIQDHFDDDFVQLYVVDQDGVIVGVGALLPPNDIISGHLEVERDAIELGSVYISPHMQRLGVGQFLLEAMKREILARKQHVFYLDAGFPSAQAYWQKRLGAPSLILEHYWGPDASHMIWRVDIKKRT; encoded by the coding sequence TTGAAACTCCGCGCACTCGAACAATCAGACGTAAAGCCCTTGCAACGCTTATTGATGGATAGTTTGAGTGATTTGATGCGACGAGAGCGTTTTGAAGATGCCGATTTGCTTGATGAAGAAGTGGCGCGTCTGAATACGACCATTCAAGATCACTTTGATGACGATTTCGTGCAACTGTATGTTGTCGATCAAGATGGTGTGATTGTGGGCGTAGGGGCATTATTGCCACCCAACGATATCATTTCGGGACATCTCGAGGTCGAGCGCGATGCCATTGAACTAGGTAGTGTCTATATATCACCGCATATGCAGCGACTTGGCGTCGGGCAATTTTTGCTAGAAGCGATGAAACGAGAGATCCTCGCTAGAAAGCAACACGTCTTTTATTTAGATGCGGGTTTTCCGAGCGCGCAAGCGTATTGGCAAAAACGATTAGGCGCACCCTCTCTCATTCTCGAACATTATTGGGGACCGGACGCATCACACATGATTTGGCGAGTGGACATCAAAAAGAGAACTTAG
- a CDS encoding PTS sugar transporter subunit IIA, translated as MPFIQTEMIRLNQTFATTEEAITAAGAVLQDAGCVTPEYVEAMHERQAIANVYIGNHVAIPHGTEAAKSAVQKTGISFLQVPDGVDFGGQTAKLVIGIAGVNDEHLELLSQIAILCSDESNVERLVQAKTKEEILALFMEEVA; from the coding sequence ATGCCATTCATTCAAACAGAGATGATTCGACTTAACCAAACATTCGCAACGACAGAGGAAGCGATCACAGCAGCCGGAGCCGTCTTACAAGACGCCGGTTGTGTGACACCGGAGTATGTAGAAGCGATGCATGAACGTCAAGCGATCGCCAACGTCTATATCGGAAATCATGTCGCCATTCCACATGGTACAGAAGCAGCGAAATCAGCGGTTCAGAAGACGGGAATTTCGTTCCTGCAAGTGCCGGACGGTGTCGACTTTGGTGGTCAAACGGCCAAACTCGTCATCGGGATTGCAGGCGTGAATGATGAACATTTAGAGCTCCTTTCGCAAATCGCGATTCTCTGCTCGGACGAAAGCAATGTGGAGCGCCTTGTTCAGGCAAAAACAAAAGAAGAAATCTTGGCTCTCTTTATGGAAGAGGTGGCGTAA
- a CDS encoding bifunctional diguanylate cyclase/phosphodiesterase: MEQISTQTMSHNGFLMFLAFIIASVSAFMALELAKRVTGESTSSHRVWLLFGGTTLGLGIWSMHFVAMLGHASLHDSTYSTWVIIGSMVPAIAGCILSFGLVSRNKTWMTLLQSSGLMGFGIVSMHYIGMAAIQGVQLELDPSWVLLSIGIAWSASYLSLWVGFFSSYSTKRTTFPVKLMFSLMMGTAIFSMHIAGMRATIITPDASPVSRIPIDPTLLAWLVTSIVFLLFGTYFIAYTLDRQIQKRDLFQKTILESTTDAVVTTTSDGEIRYQNQAFAHLFEGCAPEPFFQDYHPLLSAQQHFYQPVQIETNHRTLEVTSYPLQDGTNNQVLWFIRDVTKTVASQRMIEHMAFHDALTDLPNRYKLDSLLQESILQERSVSCLYIDVNRWRFLSDILGHHGAEELILQVANRLKHTIHPDDVLTRIGPSEFIILLFAQRSSLAHQKAEKCIKAISSTFDVDGTTLELTMSAGISHFPKDSSSPEELIQFARLAADESRRDGENNIKSFEESSRPQILYNIEIEKALVTALNQDELTLVYQPKIDLKQNRLEGVEALLRWQHPQIGTIAPSDFIPIAENTGLIHSIGHWVIREGCRTWVRWQRTGIRPFTLSLNVSPLQFAREDFVDTLQSILLETGMDPMFLELEVTESSMLSYEASTREKLTQLHQLGILISLDDFGTGHSSFSQLRELPVQVLKIDRSFIVNLFTDRNQEAIVRSMIQLGHNLGMKVLMEGVETSAQLEWLLKESCDYVQGYYFSRPLSETDVPFHVKETTTYLEFGKR; encoded by the coding sequence ATGGAACAAATCAGCACTCAGACAATGAGTCATAATGGTTTTTTGATGTTTCTCGCCTTCATTATTGCCAGTGTTTCTGCCTTTATGGCACTCGAATTGGCGAAACGAGTCACAGGAGAATCTACCTCGTCCCATCGCGTTTGGCTTTTATTTGGCGGCACTACCTTAGGTCTCGGGATCTGGTCCATGCATTTTGTGGCCATGCTTGGGCATGCTTCTCTACACGATAGCACGTATTCCACCTGGGTCATTATCGGGTCGATGGTTCCGGCGATTGCCGGGTGCATTCTGTCGTTCGGCTTGGTTTCCCGCAACAAGACATGGATGACACTACTGCAGTCATCCGGTCTGATGGGATTCGGGATTGTCAGCATGCATTACATCGGAATGGCTGCCATACAAGGTGTTCAATTGGAGCTCGACCCCTCATGGGTTTTATTATCCATCGGAATTGCATGGAGCGCTTCCTACCTCTCCCTGTGGGTAGGTTTCTTTTCTTCATACTCCACAAAGCGCACGACCTTTCCTGTGAAGCTAATGTTCTCACTCATGATGGGAACAGCCATTTTCAGTATGCATATCGCTGGGATGAGGGCAACAATCATTACCCCCGATGCTTCACCTGTGAGTCGAATCCCGATTGACCCCACTTTGCTAGCGTGGCTCGTCACAAGCATCGTGTTTCTCTTATTCGGGACATATTTTATTGCTTATACGTTAGACCGACAAATTCAAAAGCGTGACCTTTTTCAAAAAACGATTTTAGAGTCGACGACGGATGCCGTAGTAACGACGACGAGTGACGGTGAAATCCGCTATCAAAATCAAGCGTTCGCTCACTTATTCGAAGGATGCGCCCCTGAACCCTTTTTTCAGGATTACCATCCTCTATTATCGGCTCAACAACATTTTTATCAGCCGGTACAAATTGAGACGAATCACCGCACGTTAGAAGTGACGTCTTACCCACTTCAAGATGGTACGAACAATCAAGTACTTTGGTTTATACGCGATGTGACCAAAACGGTCGCTTCACAGCGCATGATTGAACATATGGCGTTCCATGATGCGTTGACCGATTTACCGAATCGCTACAAACTCGACTCGCTCCTTCAGGAGAGCATCTTACAAGAGCGTTCGGTCTCCTGCTTATACATCGACGTCAACCGCTGGCGTTTTTTGAGTGACATTCTCGGTCATCATGGAGCTGAAGAATTAATCCTTCAAGTCGCCAATCGTCTGAAACATACGATTCACCCGGATGATGTACTGACGCGAATCGGGCCATCCGAATTTATCATATTGCTATTCGCGCAACGAAGCTCACTCGCTCATCAAAAAGCAGAAAAGTGTATAAAGGCGATCTCATCTACTTTTGACGTAGATGGAACGACACTTGAATTGACGATGAGTGCGGGAATCAGTCATTTCCCTAAGGATAGCTCTTCTCCAGAAGAATTAATTCAATTTGCTCGTCTTGCCGCTGACGAATCAAGACGGGATGGAGAGAACAATATCAAGTCGTTTGAAGAGTCCTCGCGACCTCAAATCTTATACAATATCGAGATTGAAAAAGCGCTTGTCACCGCATTAAATCAAGATGAACTCACACTCGTCTATCAACCAAAAATCGATTTAAAACAGAATCGACTAGAAGGTGTGGAAGCGTTACTCCGATGGCAACATCCACAAATCGGGACGATTGCGCCATCTGACTTCATCCCGATTGCAGAAAACACGGGGTTGATTCATTCGATTGGTCACTGGGTGATTCGAGAAGGATGTCGCACCTGGGTGCGCTGGCAACGAACCGGAATTCGTCCATTTACGTTATCCCTCAACGTCTCACCGCTTCAATTTGCGCGTGAAGACTTTGTCGATACACTTCAGTCTATTTTGTTAGAAACGGGGATGGACCCGATGTTTCTCGAGTTGGAAGTGACAGAGTCGTCGATGCTCTCATACGAGGCCTCGACCCGTGAGAAATTGACACAGTTACATCAACTCGGAATTCTCATCTCACTTGACGATTTTGGTACTGGCCATTCCTCGTTCAGTCAACTTCGAGAACTGCCCGTGCAAGTGCTGAAAATTGATCGGTCGTTCATCGTGAATCTGTTTACCGATCGGAACCAAGAGGCTATCGTGCGCTCGATGATTCAACTCGGTCATAATCTTGGAATGAAGGTTTTGATGGAGGGCGTTGAAACATCCGCTCAACTCGAATGGTTACTGAAGGAATCATGCGATTATGTGCAAGGGTACTATTTCAGTCGTCCGTTGTCTGAGACAGACGTTCCGTTTCACGTAAAAGAAACGACCACATATCTCGAGTTCGGGAAACGCTAA
- a CDS encoding mannitol-1-phosphate 5-dehydrogenase, giving the protein MKAVHFGAGNIGRGFIGLLLNQSGYDVTFVDINDTVIEALEAKRHYEVGFAEDGVERIVVDRVRGVNSLKEPARVAALIAEADLVTTAVGPSLLSKVAPLISEGLRAREVEDAPVYVIACENMIGGSAILRQEVETCGGVGEANVFFPNAAVDRIVPLQQHKDPLYVEVETFHEWVIETQGLNEKLPINGVTWVEEIGPYIERKLFTVNTGHAIASYIGSLFGKATIDEALQDRRVRQVVQGALYETGWLLLEKYGFEAKEHSQYIQKIIKRFENPKLKDEVSRVARSPIRKLGPSDRLVKPARELMDNGIEPNELAYGIAAALHYYNPEDSESSELNLSIEEHGISSTIEKYLQLHEGDTLTQLILDQYHLIREEEKERVS; this is encoded by the coding sequence ATGAAAGCTGTTCATTTTGGAGCAGGGAATATCGGACGAGGTTTTATCGGATTGTTGCTCAATCAAAGTGGTTACGACGTAACGTTTGTCGACATTAATGATACGGTCATCGAAGCGCTTGAAGCAAAACGTCACTATGAGGTCGGATTCGCAGAAGATGGCGTCGAGCGTATCGTCGTCGATCGGGTTCGCGGTGTCAACAGTTTGAAAGAACCGGCTCGTGTCGCGGCTTTGATCGCAGAAGCGGATCTCGTGACGACGGCTGTCGGACCGTCACTCCTCTCAAAAGTGGCACCCTTGATCAGTGAAGGACTTCGTGCTCGTGAAGTCGAGGATGCACCGGTTTATGTCATCGCATGTGAGAACATGATTGGCGGTAGCGCCATTCTCCGTCAAGAAGTAGAGACATGTGGCGGTGTCGGGGAAGCGAATGTCTTCTTCCCGAACGCGGCTGTCGACCGCATCGTTCCCCTTCAACAACATAAGGACCCGCTTTACGTGGAAGTGGAAACATTCCATGAATGGGTCATCGAGACACAAGGGCTCAATGAAAAATTGCCAATCAACGGAGTGACATGGGTCGAGGAGATCGGACCGTATATCGAACGGAAGCTCTTCACGGTCAATACGGGACACGCCATCGCCTCTTATATCGGCTCGTTGTTCGGGAAGGCGACGATTGACGAGGCGCTACAAGATCGTCGCGTCCGTCAAGTCGTTCAAGGTGCTTTGTATGAGACAGGCTGGTTATTGCTTGAGAAATACGGGTTCGAGGCCAAAGAGCATAGCCAATATATTCAAAAGATCATCAAGCGTTTTGAAAACCCGAAATTGAAGGATGAAGTGTCACGGGTGGCCCGTTCGCCGATTCGTAAACTTGGACCGAGCGACCGCCTCGTCAAGCCAGCGCGTGAGTTGATGGATAACGGAATTGAACCGAACGAACTCGCTTATGGGATTGCAGCGGCCCTTCATTACTATAACCCGGAGGATTCGGAATCGTCTGAGCTGAATTTGTCGATCGAGGAGCACGGTATCTCCTCAACGATTGAAAAATACCTTCAACTCCATGAAGGAGATACACTGACACAATTGATTCTCGATCAATACCATTTGATTCGGGAAGAAGAAAAAGAACGCGTTTCGTAA
- a CDS encoding PTS mannitol transporter subunit IICB: MANTQASSGGVRVKVQRFGSFLSGMVMPNIGAFIAWGIITALFIPTGWWPNENLAELVGPTITYLLPLLIGFTGGKLLHDVRGGVVGALATMGVIVGTDIPMFLGAMIMGPLGGYVIRQVDRALEGKVKAGFEMLVNNFSVGIIGGLLMLGGFEIFGPIMSGLDKVMAAGVDWIVGAKLLPVASLFIEPAKVLFLNNAINHGILSPLGVDQVADAGKSVLFLLEANPGPGLGLLLAYMFFAKGAAKRTAPGAAIIHFLGGIHEIYFPYVLMKPVLILAMIAGGATGIFTFVLFDVGLVAPASPGSIFAILAMASRGSYVGLVAGILLSAAVTFAVASVILKSSAAEEVSLEEATQNVSTMKGKQSYASALVTDRLDKVDHIIFACDAGMGSSAMGASVLRNKVNKANLPIKVTNTSISNLPKDAQFVITHEDLTERAEAQAPNAIHRSVTNFLNADYYDQLVEEIKAERSKIS, translated from the coding sequence ATGGCGAATACGCAAGCGAGCTCGGGCGGGGTCCGAGTCAAAGTACAACGATTCGGTAGTTTCCTCAGTGGGATGGTCATGCCGAACATCGGTGCCTTCATTGCCTGGGGGATTATCACAGCACTTTTCATTCCGACAGGATGGTGGCCAAACGAAAACTTAGCAGAACTCGTTGGTCCAACAATCACATATCTCTTACCATTACTCATCGGTTTCACTGGTGGTAAATTACTTCACGACGTACGAGGCGGTGTCGTCGGGGCACTCGCCACAATGGGGGTCATCGTCGGGACAGACATTCCGATGTTCCTCGGTGCGATGATCATGGGTCCACTCGGTGGTTATGTCATCCGCCAAGTCGACCGTGCCCTTGAAGGCAAAGTTAAAGCAGGATTTGAAATGCTCGTCAACAACTTCTCAGTGGGAATCATCGGTGGACTTCTCATGCTTGGAGGTTTTGAAATCTTCGGTCCGATTATGAGCGGCCTTGATAAAGTGATGGCGGCAGGTGTTGACTGGATCGTTGGAGCGAAATTGCTTCCGGTCGCGAGTCTGTTCATCGAACCAGCAAAAGTGCTCTTCTTGAACAACGCCATCAACCACGGAATCTTGAGCCCGCTCGGTGTCGATCAAGTCGCAGACGCTGGAAAGTCAGTTCTCTTCTTACTTGAAGCTAACCCAGGACCGGGTCTTGGATTACTTCTCGCCTATATGTTCTTCGCCAAAGGTGCAGCGAAACGTACAGCACCGGGGGCAGCGATCATTCACTTCCTTGGTGGGATTCACGAAATTTACTTCCCATACGTGTTGATGAAGCCAGTCTTGATCCTTGCGATGATTGCAGGGGGCGCAACAGGGATCTTCACGTTCGTACTCTTTGATGTCGGTCTCGTCGCACCTGCTTCACCAGGTAGTATCTTCGCGATTCTTGCGATGGCGTCACGCGGTTCGTACGTCGGACTCGTGGCAGGGATTCTCTTATCGGCAGCGGTCACATTCGCTGTGGCGAGCGTCATCTTGAAATCAAGCGCAGCTGAGGAAGTATCACTCGAAGAAGCGACACAAAACGTGAGTACGATGAAAGGCAAGCAGTCTTACGCATCTGCTCTCGTGACAGATCGCCTTGATAAAGTCGACCACATCATCTTCGCATGTGACGCTGGGATGGGATCAAGTGCGATGGGGGCCTCGGTTCTCCGGAACAAGGTGAACAAAGCGAACTTGCCGATCAAAGTGACGAACACGTCGATCAGCAACTTGCCGAAAGATGCTCAGTTTGTCATCACACATGAAGATTTGACGGAGCGTGCGGAAGCGCAAGCACCGAATGCGATTCATCGTTCGGTCACGAACTTCTTGAACGCCGATTACTACGACCAATTGGTAGAAGAAATTAAAGCGGAACGTAGCAAAATTTCTTGA
- a CDS encoding SH3 domain-containing protein has product MNGLKSSWSLKLLLSSSLALTGAVIAPFQLDSSGIKSTVAEAASTYTTTANLNLRLSAATWSPVLLTIPSGSSVTYISTYGSWYKVSYGGKTGYVSSQYVTTVSNTASYYKTTDRLNMRLTAASWSAVVTVIPADATVKYVSRYGSWYKVTFNGKIGYVASAYLTPTSAPIPPSDYYKTTANLNMRLTAASWSDVVTTIPSGATVKYVSRYGSWYKVTFNGKTGYVASDYLTTTTTPVTPSSYYETTVNLNMRLSAASWSDVLTVIPAGSVVKYVSRYDSWYKVTYNGKTGYVASEYLKPTTVTTPTDTDGTGKTVVIDAGHGGNDPGAVYGSVYEKVIALDIAKRLAGVLSSTYDYNVKFTRSTDTYLSLEQRVSLNKSYKGDIFVSLHANSSVYNTAHGHEVLVPTSDSYTTNPYISASRSLGSSINKEIASRISTIQNRGVKYQNVYVVGRNVSPSTLVEYGFISNSSDRSYLTNTTYRQRMAEATASGIHQFMRSYY; this is encoded by the coding sequence TTGAATGGATTAAAATCATCATGGAGCTTAAAGCTATTATTAAGTTCTTCACTTGCACTAACCGGGGCAGTCATCGCCCCATTCCAACTCGATTCTTCTGGAATCAAATCGACTGTCGCCGAGGCCGCCTCGACTTACACCACAACTGCCAACTTAAATCTTCGTTTAAGTGCTGCAACGTGGAGTCCTGTTCTTTTAACAATCCCGTCCGGTTCGAGTGTCACTTACATCAGTACATACGGTTCGTGGTATAAAGTCAGTTATGGAGGCAAAACAGGTTATGTTTCTTCTCAATACGTTACGACGGTATCCAATACTGCTTCTTATTATAAGACGACAGATCGATTAAACATGCGCCTCACCGCTGCCTCTTGGAGCGCTGTCGTCACCGTGATCCCGGCTGACGCAACCGTTAAATATGTCAGTCGCTACGGTTCGTGGTATAAAGTAACGTTTAATGGCAAAATCGGTTACGTCGCCTCTGCTTACTTAACACCTACAAGTGCTCCTATTCCGCCGTCGGACTATTATAAAACGACAGCTAATTTGAACATGCGCCTCACCGCTGCTTCTTGGAGTGACGTCGTTACCACGATCCCATCTGGCGCAACCGTCAAATACGTCAGCCGCTATGGTTCTTGGTATAAAGTGACGTTCAATGGCAAAACCGGATACGTTGCCTCTGACTATTTAACGACGACAACAACTCCGGTGACACCCTCTTCATATTACGAAACAACAGTGAATTTGAATATGCGACTTAGCGCAGCTTCTTGGAGCGATGTCTTGACCGTAATTCCTGCCGGATCGGTCGTCAAATACGTGAGTCGATACGACTCGTGGTATAAAGTGACGTATAACGGTAAAACGGGCTATGTGGCATCCGAGTATCTAAAACCGACGACTGTCACGACACCAACCGATACAGATGGAACCGGAAAAACCGTTGTCATCGATGCAGGACATGGTGGAAATGACCCCGGAGCCGTTTACGGATCCGTTTATGAAAAAGTGATTGCACTTGATATCGCAAAACGCCTTGCGGGCGTCTTGTCGAGCACATATGACTACAACGTCAAATTCACACGTTCAACTGATACGTATCTCTCACTGGAGCAACGTGTGTCACTAAATAAGTCCTATAAAGGGGACATCTTTGTCAGTCTTCATGCGAATTCTTCTGTTTACAACACGGCCCACGGACACGAAGTACTCGTACCGACGTCAGACAGTTATACGACCAATCCTTACATCTCAGCGAGTCGTAGCCTAGGGTCCTCTATCAACAAAGAGATTGCATCGCGTATCTCCACAATCCAAAACCGCGGAGTCAAGTATCAGAACGTTTACGTGGTCGGACGAAATGTTTCGCCTTCTACCCTTGTGGAATACGGATTTATCAGTAACTCAAGCGACCGTTCTTATTTGACGAATACGACGTATCGTCAACGGATGGCCGAAGCGACCGCATCCGGCATTCATCAATTTATGCGTTCGTACTACTAA
- a CDS encoding type II CAAX endopeptidase family protein produces MYKNKYINFFLFIAFGYSWVIWTTLYWWTDLSITFIVILGAFGPSISGFLTMYRLRGGAGVKHLLRNSIQFKMSWKTYMIPLLLVPFLFLVAYWWTDRSGALIVREPWWIVPYFLYMLFLGGTLQEEYGWRGYLLDALQSRLSPLLASLTLGVIWTLWHTPLFFMAGTGQMNLSFWAYGLAVIAYTILITWVYNGSSRNLWSAFLMHTMFNVMLVMVGFDVEDGYPIGFIHLTITLWTVVILVIWKTYGKLNYEPLEEMIPTYPSVTHRIREGKE; encoded by the coding sequence ATGTATAAAAATAAATATATCAACTTTTTCTTGTTCATCGCATTCGGCTATTCATGGGTTATATGGACGACACTGTATTGGTGGACGGATTTATCGATTACGTTCATCGTCATCTTAGGAGCATTCGGGCCGAGTATTTCAGGCTTTCTCACGATGTATCGACTTCGTGGTGGTGCGGGGGTGAAGCATCTCCTTCGAAATAGTATCCAGTTCAAGATGAGTTGGAAAACGTATATGATTCCACTTTTATTAGTACCGTTTTTATTTCTCGTTGCCTATTGGTGGACGGACCGGAGCGGTGCGTTAATCGTTCGCGAACCGTGGTGGATTGTCCCTTATTTTCTATATATGTTGTTTCTAGGTGGGACACTGCAGGAAGAGTATGGATGGCGCGGCTATTTGCTTGACGCGTTGCAGTCAAGGCTGTCTCCGCTTTTGGCCAGTCTGACACTAGGAGTCATTTGGACGCTTTGGCACACCCCTCTTTTCTTCATGGCTGGAACTGGGCAGATGAACTTGTCATTTTGGGCATATGGATTAGCCGTGATCGCCTACACGATTCTCATCACGTGGGTATACAATGGTTCGTCACGCAATCTGTGGTCTGCCTTTCTTATGCATACGATGTTTAACGTTATGCTCGTCATGGTCGGGTTCGATGTGGAAGATGGCTATCCAATTGGATTTATTCATTTGACGATTACATTATGGACCGTTGTGATTTTAGTCATTTGGAAAACGTACGGAAAATTGAATTATGAACCGCTCGAAGAAATGATTCCAACTTACCCGAGTGTTACGCATCGGATTCGCGAGGGTAAAGAGTAG